AATTTCTTCCGGATTCCGACCACTAGTCTGTCACTAGCTAGCTCTCTGTCCATCTGATCGATTCGGATTTGTGCTATAAATGGACGTGCAATGGAGAGCTTAGCCATTCAGACAACGGTAGTGGAGTGTGTGAGTAGCTGAGGAGGTCGACcatggcggcggctagggttgcGATGTGGGTGGCGTGCGTgttggcaatggcggcggcgtgccagGGGCGGCTTAGGGTTGGGTACTACAAGCGGAAGTGCGCGCCGGCGGAGTACGTCGTCAGGGCCGTCGTCGGCAACGCCGTCCGCCAGAAccccggcgtcggcgccggcatcGTCCGCATGttcttccacgactgcttcgtccaGGTACACAGATCGATCCGTACGTCCATGGCGATCCATGGATACGCAACATTGGTTGCCGCAATTGATGACACTGAGTGACAAGTCGTTCGTGGTTGCAGGGGTGTGACGCGTCGGTGCTGCTcgacccgacggcggcgaacccgcAGCCGGAGAAGCTCGGCCCACCGAACTTCCCCAGCCTGCGGGGGTTCGAGGTGATCgacgcggcgaaggcggcggtggagaaggccTGCCCGGGcgtcgtctcctgcgccgacatcaTCGCGTTCGCGGCGCGCGACGCCTCCTTCTTCcttagcggcggcggcatcagctACCGCATCCCCGCGGGGAGGCTCGACGGACGCGTCTCCCTCGCCAACGAGACGCTCgcgttcctcccgccgccggtgttCAACCTCACCCAGCTCGTCGccagcttccaggcgaagggcCTCGACGCCGACGACATGGTCACCCTCTCCGGCGCGCACACCATCGGCCGCTCCCACTGCTCCTCCTTCGCCgaccgcctctcgccgccgtcggacATGGaccccggcctcgccgccgcgctccggaGCAAGTGCCCGGCGAGCCCCAACTTCACCGACGACCCGACGGTGGCGCAGGACGCGGTGACGCCGGACAGGATGGACAGGCAGTACTACCGGAACGTGCTCGACAGGAAGGTGCTGTTCGACTCCGACGCCGCGCTGCTGGCgtcgcggccgacggcggcgatggtggcgcggaacgcggcggcgcgcgggaggtgggagaggaggttcGCGAGGGCGATGGTGAAGATGGGCGGGATCGAGGTCAAGACCGCCGCCAATGGCGAGATCAGGAGGATGTGCAGGGTTGTCAACGAGTAACTGTTAATTTCAGAGGAGGATGCATCTAGCTACGTACGTGCCattttgatttgttttcttcagaattcagaagcaTGAATTGTCACATTTCAATATTATTTCGTTGCTTGATTCGAGATGATCTGGGGCAAATGTTGTATTTGCACCTGACGGAATTAATTGTACGCTCCATTAGAGATATGATCGAATAAAGTTTTTCAGTTTTTAGCCAGCCTCTCCATTCTTTCTCCAGTTGTGACAACAAGTGTACTTGTCTGGTCACTAGCTAGTGTATAATCTGGCGAATtagcaagggaaaaaaaaaatctgacaagCACAAGCTGTAAATTTGACTAGTCGAGCAACGAGGGCTTGAACCCGAAATGGGCCCAGGACAGTGGAGAAGACCAGCCCATAACTTGGCCCATTGCGCTACGGTTGATGCGGCCCATTTCGCTCCGGGAGGGCCTAGGAATGAATCTGCTTCCTTCTCGGAATTTCGGCCCAGTCGCACGCTCTCCCCGTAAAGCCCGtacttcttctctctttttggcACTCTCGTCTAATTTTTACATGAAAATGGTCACACGAATTAACAGAACTGCTGCAGAGTCTGCCGATAAGTAGATGTTGTTTATTCATATACATTATTCCTTTTGCACACGAGTAGTACAATACAGATGAGTATATAAATTAGCAAAACGTCAGCACTTTGCTACGGCTAAAGGAAAATATATCACAATATTTCCAGAATAAATAAAACACCTCCTTCCTGAAATATATTTCTCACATTTTCTTAATAGAGAATACTCACTTTAGTTTAATTTTATATGTAGCTAATCATTTAGATTTAGCTGTTATACAATGTAATAGGTAAAAACTATAATGAGAATAGTGGGGTGACAGATCTAGAGatttttaaaggagtatagatatGAGTATGACTGCACGTCCAGATAAAGATAATTGAACCTTTGGAAATTCATGGTGTTTATTCGTGTGATCATGGGTTACATCCTGCTTCGATGCAGGATAGACCCCTGTAGCAAGTTTTTCAGCTGGCGCCTGAGGATTTTGCCTGAAGGAGACCTTGGAATGGAGTCAACGAACACCACTTTCCTGATCTTCTTGTATGGCGCCACCTATATACATCATGAATTCATCCATGCTCGATTTATCAGAACTATTCAAACggttaatgcagcgcagcaagGCAATCTAATCTGCATTTTAGCTCTGTCACTAATTGAATAATGATCTCcctatacgtatatatgtaccTTGTTCTGTACAAAGGAAATGACTTCATCTTCCTGAAGATGGCCGCTGCCTTGTTTCTTGACCACATATGCCATCGGGATCTCGCCGGCCTCCTTGTCGGGATACCTGCAATGCTACACTTAATTagccatacatatatatgcagagTTGGAGAGTGTGAGCTGTAAATTATTTGTTTCACGTTTTAACTCTTTATACACATTTTGTCGAAAACTTTCTTCTCCTGTATTAGTACTAGACCACATGTTTTAAGCTATATTTAATAAGACTATTTTCTTAaagtatttaatttatctctaaaTCCGCTCAATAGTCTAAATCAAACAGAACAGTGTACTGACGGCGCGACGGCTGCGTCGTGGATGTCAGGGTGGGTGGCCAAGACGTCCTCCAGCTCGGCCGGAGCCACC
The window above is part of the Oryza sativa Japonica Group chromosome 7, ASM3414082v1 genome. Proteins encoded here:
- the LOC4344051 gene encoding peroxidase 2 precursor, whose product is MAAARVAMWVACVLAMAAACQGRLRVGYYKRKCAPAEYVVRAVVGNAVRQNPGVGAGIVRMFFHDCFVQGCDASVLLDPTAANPQPEKLGPPNFPSLRGFEVIDAAKAAVEKACPGVVSCADIIAFAARDASFFLSGGGISYRIPAGRLDGRVSLANETLAFLPPPVFNLTQLVASFQAKGLDADDMVTLSGAHTIGRSHCSSFADRLSPPSDMDPGLAAALRSKCPASPNFTDDPTVAQDAVTPDRMDRQYYRNVLDRKVLFDSDAALLASRPTAAMVARNAAARGRWERRFARAMVKMGGIEVKTAANGEIRRMCRVVNE